DNA sequence from the Eptesicus fuscus isolate TK198812 chromosome 7, DD_ASM_mEF_20220401, whole genome shotgun sequence genome:
ATGATATGTAGATGGGGGTAGTTGGGTATTGTACATTGTGCCAAAGGTTCAAACAAAGAAGGAAAGCTTAAGCCTGCTTTAATCTCAAGGCAACCTGAGGCTAAGACATGTCCTGGACAGCAGGGACTCAACCTGATGTGGGAGCAAGTATAAGGATGTATGCCCCTTCATGGATCTCTGCATGAGTAAAGCATGATATAGTCATTCGACTAGCCCCCTAAAGGAAAGGGCAGAAAATCTTTGACAGAAGATTATgtaaaattgaaagaaatataTGACTTTTGAAGAGCCAGATTATCTTAAACTTGGAGTGGGAAATAAAACCAAAGGATTGCTTCagagcaggaggcagtcaatggcaGCTTCAGAATGTAATGAACTGCCTTAGAATGAGGGATCACAACATCAGTCCTGGGGACCTGCAGAGGAATACATGGTTTCTAAAGGAACAAGTACTAGTAGTTTACAAAACCTTAAGACCAATGAAACCTACCATGCTGCATATCTTTAATATCtttgttctttcattcattccctACCATATGACAGACAATAATGGACTACATACTTGGAATAGACAAAATTCCTATTTTGATGGAGCATACATTCTAGTTGGAAATGGGCTTAGGGTAGGGCAGACACtggaatattaaaataatactacACGGAGTCTTCAGGATCTGAAGCATTTTGTGTACATGTGTACATGCCTAggcttgtgtttatttttgtgttcagAGTGTAGGTTTAGATGTACTAgtaggtgtgtatgtgtgataaAGGTACAGAGAAAAGGTGGTAACTGTAGATTTCCTGGCTATGCCAGCCtccatataaagaaaataactacCAAATAATATCATCATGGAAATGCTATTGGTGTCACATAAGTTAGTGAAAtgcttttttatttgctttatattgTTTTAAGGTTTGTTGcctatcaaagaaaaaaattgattcagTATTGCCAAGATTATTATTATGAGCTAGACAATCTCTTTTGCTCTTGATGAGGTTATAAATTGTTAAATCTTTCTGGAAAGCAATTTGTAATATGTATTAAGAGCATTGATATGTTCATATCTTTTCAATATACAATTTTAGGGAATTTATCTTAAGGGAATAATCCACAATAGGGCAAAGCTTTATGCACAGAGATACTCACTATAGCCTaattaataacagaaataaaatgccaaaaatttaaattatgtatgAATAATGGTTGTCTTGCTATGGTTCATGAACAGTATATCTTGTAAATAGTTAAAATTATGTCCTCAAGGAGTTTTAATGACATgggaaaatatttatgatatagGAAGTTATGGTTAAAGATCAAGATACAATTTTTTATATGCTgtatagttttaatatttaaaacaattcaataaaattGGGTGGAAGGAAATAGGCCAAAATGCTTTATACTTTAATCATTTTCTATGATTTGTACATGGGACTTTTATATCCAGGAACACCAATGAATATTATCTTTAAAACCCTGTGTTTTAGAGTAGAAGCTAACTGCCTCTGTGATTGTCCCATAAACCACTGAGTCCTATTCTGGAATGATGTGGGAAATGAACacttacatatataaacataatatCAATTCAATTTTTTGCTAAAGAATTTGTCAGGTGGGTATATTTTAATGCAAAGAgggcaattctttttttatttcgcTGTTCgtatttttttagaaagttttttttttttaactttttgtcaTGATAGATAAAAGTTTATCCTTGGTCTCTGGCATTGTGAATCCAGTGAAAGAGTAGAAATGACTTTATGAGACAACAGTTTTacactattattttaattaagtaaataGAAAGCAGAGATGTGTTACTTTAAGATTAGGGCaatctttcttatattttttttcctaattgtcACCcggtaaaatgttttattgatttaagagaggaagggagagagagataaacgttgatatgagaaacattgagattaaaaaaaaaaaaaaaaaaaaaaaaagccaaaaccggtttggctcagtggatagagcgttggcctgcagactgaaaggttccgggttcgattcctgtcaagggcatgtacctttggttgtgggcacatccccagtgggggatgtgcaagaggcagctgatcgatgtttctctctcatctatgtttctgactctctatctctctccctttctctctgtaaaaaaacccaataaaatatattaaaaaacaacaacaacaacaaaaaagagagaaacattcagattggttgcttcccataagcacccctaccggggatccaACTGCAACCTAGTTACATGCTCTGagagggaatcgaacccgcaaccttttgattGGTTGCATCCCATAAGCACCCCTACAGGGGATCCAACTGCAACCTAGTTACGTGCTCTGagagggaatcgaacccgcaaccttttgacGTATGGGTGAtactacaaccaactgagccacatggccagggcagggcaatatttcttaaaatgtagtTCTGGGACCCCCTGTTTGAAATGTAAACTTCCCTGACCTACTTAATCAGAATCTGAAGATGGGTACCGGGAagctgtatttttaaagatagacctGGGTAATTTTTTCTGTGATTCTCTAAGAACTACCAGTTGAAGAAGAGAGGCTTGAGATTTAAATATTCTTGCATAGGATCTTCTCTGCTCCAACACTTGGTAGAATTAGACATTTTCTCAATTGCATGGATCCCAAATATACTTTGCTTCCTGGATAAGTCAGAATTGGGGAATGGGATCTATCTATGGCTCTACTGCAATCTTATTTGAGAAGTTTAAATTTGGAATTCTCTGAGAGCTGACACAAGTGGTTGGTAACATTGCTGGGAATGGTGATAGGTGACCATGTAGGTAATTTGTCTTGGCTAGGAAATAGCAGCCCACCAGTTCCAGTTATTTTGAGGGTGTCCTTTGGGTGGAGTGTTTGCCTAGATCATTATTTACAACTCTTGATGAGACAGATGTCCATGAAGAATTCTAATACCTTATGGGTTAAAGGTGCAAGTGCTAGAGTCAGACACACCTGTCACATGCTATATGCCTGGAGAAATTAAATAACTCAAAATCTTAaattcttcttctgtaaaattgGGTTACTACCAGTGACAGCCTAATGATGAAAAATTGTGTGCCAGTCATTTAACACAGGGCCTGACATAAagatccctctctctctctctctctctctctctttctctctctccgccccccttctctctctctctctctctctctctctctctctctctctctctctctctctgtgtgtgtgtgtgtgtgtgtgtgtgtgttggcagtGGATCCAAGTCTACTAATAATTCTTCATCTGAGCTAGATTTTTGATATCTGTTGGTTTCATGGAACATCTAACCTTATTGAAATTCACCCTCTCGGGGTTGGTGTAGGACTTAATTGAATAATATGAAGTATCATTTGCATACCTTCTCCAGTTTCAAAGAAAGTCAAAAGCCATCTCTACACACAtgcacgtgcgcgcacacacacacacacacacacacacatacacacatacacatagtcTTAATACTGACCAGCTCTGTAATACTTCTGGGGTGCCACATTCCATTAAGCTATTTTAGATTCTAATAAATGTGACTTCATGATGATCACTACCTTGAAGCACATTTACATAACGCCTTTCTTGCCTCATTGGTGAATATCAACCGAGTAGACGTACTAGTTACACTTTTCCCTAATTTAAACTTGCATTTGCCAAGTTACAGTTTTCTCCAGTGGCTTCTTAACGTTAGGAAAATAACCATTCCCAGACCCATGACTAAATCAGGTCGAGACAATTACCAGGAGCAATCATTTATATTATCCAGTTGCATAACACACTTCGTGAATAAATGACATATCCCAATTTAGGATACATCACCAGATTCAGGTCGGAGAGTATCCTCTGCCAGTCGATAAGAGTGCGGGTCACTGGGAGATCTCTTCGTAGAATTTTTCTCAGGGCTTCATTCGATAACTCCTGTAATTCTTCTAAGACCGAAGCTTGAAATTTGTTCTCTTGCTCTTCCACAAGCCTCGCAAAACTTAGAGCCAGTTGTGCTTGGTTAACTATTTCCAAGCTTTCTTTCAGATCCTTGGAGATTTCAATATGAAGGTTGACATTCTTGAAGAAGTGAGCTTGCACAAAAATTCTTCCTGTTACTTGGGTTAGAAATGGATGCACCTGGAAAATCCATTTAGATTTCCAAAGGCCATTCCAGAAATTTCCTGTTTCATAGCAGTGATCTTCAATGCACGCTattaagaactccttttttttcaCAGTTTTTCTCAGCACGTTGCAGTTTCCTGTTGGATAGTGGTCATTCACGTACAGCTTCAAGGCACACAGAACAACATTTCTCAGGTATTCTGTCTCATTCCGAATGATACCATGAGTTTTGATGtcttttaactggttttgaagcaGGTCGAATTTGAAAGAAAGTTTGCTGTGACAGTCAAAAAACCGGAAGTCACCCACTACATTGTGGTGAGACAAGAGGACTGGATTTCCATCGATGCAGAGTGGAACATAATATTTTTGGCAGTGTTGATGGCCTGCACACTCACCTTGATAGTGCATAAGTTTTTCATCACGGATAAGCAGACAGAGATCATCAAAGGCATTTACAAATTCCCCTGGAGGAGCCTGTATTAACAGTCTGCggattgctttttctttctccttcctactCAGAACAGCAAGTGACATGTTTGGTTGCAGCAGAAGCAAAGCTTCTGAAATAAAGCGTGTTCAAAGGATGAGAAAACATTCCATGAGTCACCTTTCCCATCAAGGTGTTCAACATTCGAGCTGAAGATTACTGTGTCTAAACATGAAAACAGGTAGCCTGGCAAGCTCCGAGTCTCCTGATGAAGTCATAAAGAACCTTTTTCTATGAAGTGTGGAACTTTTGATGATATCACAATGGGTGctcagaccaaaaaaataaaaatgacagtcaCTTGACAGCATGGTGCCCAGCCAACCAGTTATCTGTATGTTGGAGATATTATGAACTTAGCCTTCCGAACAGCCTTCTTCAAAAGGGGTGTGTCTCCACATACATTATATATTGTCAGGGATCTAGAGAAGTATCGCAGAGTTGCTAGAGAGTGTTTTGCAgcactttgcacctcctgggaccACAGTGGCGCTGACTTATACTCAGGCTATCAGAATAGCTGTCTTAAACCTACTGGAAGCATGGTCTGCTGAAAAGGTTGAGGGCTTTGAACAAGATAGCAAAAGTAAAACCAGATTTGGTGGCAGTTCACGGAAACATGCCAGACAGCAGGAGATGCAGCATTTATAAACATTGTGGGTTTGGAGATGGTCAGAACATAAGCAATAAGCCAGAAAGTTTCCAGGGTAGTGAGGTGCAAGGAGCGCATCTTGTGAATTGTTTCTATGGGAATGAAGTGTGAGTCATCTCCAAAGAACAAGGATAGTAAAtcacttttccttctcttctttctctctagaAAGGGGCAGTGACAACAGCTGATGAGTATCAAGAGATTCCTTTCTTGCAAAGAGGCAGAATTAATTATATCTGGAACCCGAGACAACACCTAATGTGGAGAGACTTCTAagcaaggagaaagggaaggccAAGTCATGAAAATATGGAGAAATATCCATTCAAAAGTCCTTTCTATTCCTATTTCCTCATCTTCCTCTTGTTTTATCCCCTTTGTTCTCTTCTCATTCTTGTTTGAGGATTCCTGAACTTAAATCCCTCTCATTTACATATAGACTTATTCCTTCCATATCTGTTCTGAGTTTTTTCTGAGTTTCCCTAGCTTCCAGTATCCTTTTCTTATAAGAACATGAATTGTACCATAGTAAGTATTAGCCATTAAATTGAGGGGCTTCT
Encoded proteins:
- the CAPZA3 gene encoding F-actin-capping protein subunit alpha-3, which codes for MSLAVLSRKEKEKAIRRLLIQAPPGEFVNAFDDLCLLIRDEKLMHYQGECAGHQHCQKYYVPLCIDGNPVLLSHHNVVGDFRFFDCHSKLSFKFDLLQNQLKDIKTHGIIRNETEYLRNVVLCALKLYVNDHYPTGNCNVLRKTVKKKEFLIACIEDHCYETGNFWNGLWKSKWIFQVHPFLTQVTGRIFVQAHFFKNVNLHIEISKDLKESLEIVNQAQLALSFARLVEEQENKFQASVLEELQELSNEALRKILRRDLPVTRTLIDWQRILSDLNLVMYPKLGYVIYSRSVLCNWII